One genomic window of Actinoplanes lobatus includes the following:
- a CDS encoding helix-turn-helix domain-containing protein produces the protein MAEHIGARVRLWRRRRKLSQSALAGLAGVTQAYLSQIENGLRAVERRSTQVALAQALDVSVADLLGQTADPTDPVRSRAAEHIADIRVALVELEVGDIRAPGRNPAELDDAIRRMQQLRISSDHLVLAPGLAGLLRDAARRPEALVRVAYTAASCLRSLGYRDLARPAARIAIDAARSLDDPAWIGMAEFGYIQSLPIEAATVARRVADRAITEMQNAAADPSARQTLGQIHLTAALASATAQRHDDAWAHLAAAQAEAGSLGEPLDGLGFFGNFFGPLNVHLWKMTLLTEMGDHGRVLEMADGLPVDEIPIASRRQSYHLDRGRALAHSGRNDKLALIALAQAERAAPAPFRLNPVIRDVVSTMITRAKRKAVAEDLTAMAQRLGVSPV, from the coding sequence ATGGCCGAGCACATCGGTGCGCGCGTCCGGCTCTGGCGCCGCCGCCGCAAGCTGTCCCAGAGCGCCCTCGCCGGTCTCGCCGGCGTGACACAGGCCTACCTCAGCCAGATCGAGAACGGGCTCCGCGCCGTCGAGAGGCGCAGCACCCAGGTCGCCCTCGCCCAAGCCCTGGACGTGTCCGTCGCCGACCTCCTCGGCCAAACCGCCGACCCGACGGACCCGGTCCGGTCACGGGCCGCCGAGCACATCGCGGACATCCGGGTCGCGCTCGTCGAGTTGGAGGTCGGCGACATCCGCGCGCCAGGACGTAATCCTGCCGAACTGGATGACGCCATTCGCCGCATGCAGCAGCTGCGTATATCCAGCGATCATCTGGTGCTCGCCCCTGGCCTGGCCGGCCTGCTCCGCGACGCCGCCCGCCGTCCGGAGGCACTGGTTCGGGTGGCCTACACAGCGGCCTCGTGTCTGCGCTCGCTCGGATATCGCGACCTCGCCCGCCCTGCCGCCAGGATCGCGATCGATGCCGCCCGAAGCCTGGATGACCCTGCCTGGATCGGCATGGCCGAGTTCGGCTACATCCAGTCCCTGCCGATCGAAGCCGCGACGGTCGCAAGGCGCGTCGCCGACCGTGCGATCACCGAGATGCAGAACGCCGCGGCCGACCCCTCCGCCCGGCAGACCCTCGGGCAGATCCACCTGACAGCAGCACTGGCCAGTGCCACCGCGCAGCGCCACGACGACGCGTGGGCTCACCTCGCCGCAGCGCAGGCCGAGGCTGGCAGCCTCGGTGAGCCGCTGGACGGCCTTGGGTTCTTCGGTAACTTCTTCGGCCCACTGAACGTGCACCTCTGGAAGATGACGCTGCTTACCGAGATGGGCGACCACGGCAGGGTGCTCGAGATGGCCGATGGTTTGCCTGTCGACGAGATTCCGATCGCGAGCCGCAGGCAGAGCTATCACCTGGACCGCGGGCGGGCACTGGCGCACTCCGGCCGCAACGACAAGCTGGCGTTGATCGCGCTGGCGCAGGCCGAGCGGGCCGCCCCGGCACCTTTCCGCCTGAACCCGGTGATCCGCGACGTGGTGTCGACGATGATCACGCGGGCGAAGCGGAAGGCCGTGGCCGAGGACCTGACCGCGATGGCCCAGCGTCTCGGGGTAAGCCCCGTATAA